A genomic stretch from Shewanella sediminis HAW-EB3 includes:
- a CDS encoding alginate export family protein, with protein MKVRALTLAILAGLASSAVAADTVDPLKKAFIDDSEVKVQFRLRFEQADVDTVDKQDQTTIRTRLNYKTGDIYNFFALAEVDDVRSTDNEPLIADYEYTQINQAFIGYKAPAETLLKYGRQRILLDNQRFVGGVGFRQNEQTYDAFSVKNTAIENLTAYYSYVNNVNRIFPEGSGKESHTNETSLLNLNYKAGDIANITGYAYLIDNSNVAAFSTDTYGVRATGKLKLDAIKLSYEAEYAQQSEGGDNPTKYTADYYKLGAGIGFGAFGAKVGYEVLGSDDGAAGFITPLATLHAFNGWTDKFLFGGKGNWENGIVDTHVILTAKLAGLKLLAKYHKFESDYGDIDMGKEWGVAATYPFAKHYSVGVKYASFSGADAGYGFSNDTDKLWLTLQAKY; from the coding sequence ATGAAAGTTCGTGCACTTACCCTAGCAATTTTAGCTGGTTTAGCTTCTTCCGCTGTCGCAGCAGACACTGTCGACCCACTAAAGAAAGCATTTATTGATGATTCTGAAGTAAAAGTTCAATTCCGTTTACGTTTCGAACAGGCTGATGTCGATACTGTTGATAAACAAGATCAAACAACCATCCGTACTCGCTTAAATTACAAGACAGGTGATATCTATAACTTCTTCGCGCTAGCAGAAGTTGACGATGTTCGCTCAACCGATAATGAGCCACTCATTGCCGATTATGAGTACACGCAAATTAACCAAGCCTTCATTGGTTATAAGGCGCCTGCAGAAACACTATTGAAATATGGTCGTCAGCGTATCCTGCTGGACAACCAACGTTTCGTTGGTGGTGTAGGCTTCCGTCAGAATGAACAAACTTACGATGCATTTTCGGTAAAAAATACAGCGATTGAAAATTTAACGGCTTACTACTCATATGTGAATAATGTAAACCGTATCTTCCCTGAAGGTTCAGGAAAAGAGTCGCACACAAACGAAACAAGCCTACTCAACCTGAACTATAAAGCGGGTGATATTGCCAATATCACAGGTTACGCATACCTGATTGATAACAGCAACGTTGCTGCTTTCTCTACCGATACCTATGGTGTTCGTGCAACAGGCAAACTAAAGCTGGACGCAATTAAGCTTAGCTATGAAGCTGAATATGCCCAACAATCTGAAGGTGGCGATAACCCGACTAAATATACAGCAGACTACTACAAGTTAGGCGCTGGAATTGGTTTCGGTGCATTCGGCGCTAAAGTTGGCTACGAAGTTCTGGGATCTGATGACGGCGCAGCCGGCTTTATCACTCCGCTGGCAACCCTGCATGCCTTCAACGGTTGGACCGATAAGTTCCTATTCGGCGGCAAGGGTAACTGGGAAAATGGTATTGTAGATACGCATGTTATCTTAACTGCAAAACTTGCAGGCCTTAAGTTACTGGCAAAATACCACAAGTTCGAATCTGACTACGGCGACATCGACATGGGTAAAGAGTGGGGCGTTGCCGCAACATACCCATTCGCTAAGCACTACAGTGTTGGTGTTAAGTATGCCAGCTTTAGCGGCGCCGATGCCGGTTATGGTTTCTCGAATGATACCGATAAGCTATGGCTAACGCTTCAAGCTAAGTACTAA